A DNA window from Moorella thermoacetica contains the following coding sequences:
- a CDS encoding NYN domain-containing protein, translating into MDVLIVDGYNFLHNWPELTRLKESSFDHARDKLITELINYQAYWGGKVIVVFDAHKVPGAVEKREKLGGVEVIYSGEGETADAVIERLVGDITETGQVYVATSDWAEQRMILGKGALRLPVSELKVYLEQARQEIARASEGDPGNGRLDTRIHQATRKILERWRRG; encoded by the coding sequence ATGGACGTTCTGATTGTGGACGGCTATAATTTTTTGCATAACTGGCCAGAATTAACCCGCTTAAAAGAGTCAAGTTTTGACCATGCCCGCGATAAACTAATAACAGAGCTGATTAACTACCAGGCCTACTGGGGCGGTAAAGTCATTGTTGTCTTTGACGCCCATAAGGTTCCCGGGGCCGTAGAAAAAAGGGAGAAATTGGGAGGCGTGGAGGTAATCTACAGCGGCGAGGGAGAAACGGCTGATGCAGTTATCGAGAGGCTGGTGGGGGATATAACTGAAACAGGTCAGGTCTATGTTGCTACTTCCGATTGGGCCGAACAGCGGATGATCCTGGGGAAGGGGGCCTTACGTTTACCTGTCAGTGAGCTAAAGGTTTACCTGGAACAGGCCCGGCAGGAGATAGCGAGGGCCAGCGAGGGGGATCCCGGGAACGGACGCCTGGATACGCGGATTCACCAGGCAACGCGCAAGATCCTGGAGAGATGGCGCCGGGGATGA
- the thyX gene encoding FAD-dependent thymidylate synthase, with protein MIIEQPRVLVPEKALDANLILRLERYARVCYKSEARTGADTAAPFLKKLLERGHESVIEHEKITVLIIADRGISHEIVRHRIGSYSQESTRYCNYSKDSFGNEITVIEPFFFAGREAYNLWEKACRVAEKSYLELLKYSSPQEARSVLPNSLKTELVVTYNLREWRHFFRLRCSSSAHPQMRQIAIPLLLLFRKRLPVLFEDINYDQNFPGKYYARVIITDDFFHEIGREEL; from the coding sequence ATGATAATTGAACAACCCCGGGTACTTGTACCCGAAAAGGCCCTAGATGCCAACCTTATCTTAAGGCTCGAGCGTTACGCCCGGGTCTGCTATAAATCTGAAGCCAGAACTGGGGCGGATACGGCCGCCCCTTTTTTAAAAAAGCTCCTTGAACGGGGCCACGAATCAGTTATTGAGCACGAGAAGATCACCGTTTTGATCATTGCCGACCGGGGTATATCCCATGAAATTGTCAGGCACCGCATTGGATCTTACAGCCAGGAATCGACCAGGTATTGCAACTATAGTAAAGATAGCTTTGGCAACGAGATAACGGTTATCGAGCCCTTCTTTTTCGCCGGCAGGGAAGCTTATAATCTATGGGAAAAAGCCTGTCGGGTTGCCGAGAAGAGCTACCTGGAGTTACTAAAGTATAGCTCGCCCCAGGAAGCGCGCTCTGTCCTCCCCAATTCCCTAAAAACCGAGCTGGTCGTTACGTACAATTTAAGGGAATGGCGGCATTTTTTCCGCCTGCGCTGCTCCAGTTCGGCTCACCCCCAAATGCGACAGATAGCCATACCGCTACTGTTGCTTTTCAGGAAGAGATTGCCTGTGCTATTTGAAGATATTAATTACGACCAGAATTTCCCGGGGAAATACTATGCCCGGGTAATTATTACGGATGACTTTTTCCATGAAATTGGCCGGGAGGAACTCTAA
- the ispD gene encoding 2-C-methyl-D-erythritol 4-phosphate cytidylyltransferase: MPFLSMIIAAAGRGRRLGREVNKVFLPLAGKPMLAYSLAVAVASPLVDEIIIVTRPDDIPLCRQVVAGEGAGKVKAIVAGGAERQDSIAEGLKAVARAAEWVAVHDGARPFLTPALLEKTILAARNTGAAIAALPVKETIKQGGEAGIVAATLDRKGLWSAQTPQVFRREWLVDAYREAAEKGWQATDDAALVERLGYPVKLVPGEETNIKITTPGDLVLAGALLAGEK, translated from the coding sequence GTGCCTTTCCTGAGCATGATTATAGCCGCTGCCGGCCGTGGACGGCGCCTGGGCCGCGAAGTAAACAAAGTTTTTTTGCCCCTGGCGGGTAAACCCATGCTGGCCTATAGCCTGGCCGTAGCTGTTGCTTCTCCCCTGGTGGATGAGATAATAATTGTTACCCGGCCGGATGACATTCCCCTCTGCCGACAGGTGGTGGCCGGGGAAGGGGCTGGCAAGGTAAAGGCTATAGTAGCCGGGGGGGCCGAAAGACAGGATTCTATTGCTGAGGGTCTCAAAGCCGTGGCACGGGCAGCAGAATGGGTGGCCGTGCACGATGGTGCGCGGCCTTTTTTAACACCGGCCTTACTAGAAAAAACAATTCTGGCCGCCCGGAACACTGGGGCAGCCATCGCCGCCCTGCCGGTAAAAGAGACCATTAAACAGGGAGGTGAAGCCGGGATCGTGGCGGCGACCCTGGACCGGAAGGGTCTCTGGTCGGCCCAGACTCCCCAGGTTTTCCGCCGGGAGTGGCTGGTAGACGCTTACCGTGAGGCAGCAGAAAAGGGTTGGCAGGCCACCGACGACGCCGCCCTGGTTGAAAGGTTGGGTTACCCGGTAAAGCTGGTACCCGGGGAGGAGACGAATATCAAGATTACCACCCCCGGCGACCTGGTCCTGGCCGGGGCCTTACTGGCAGGTGAAAAGTAA
- the cysE gene encoding serine O-acetyltransferase: MRALWRRIKRDIEVVFERDPAARSVLEVILCYPGFHALILHRLAHACYRRGLVLLARLISQFNRFLTGIEIHPGAKLGEGIFIDHGMGVVIGETAEVGNNVTLYQGVTLGGTGKEKGKRHPTIGNNVVISAGAKVLGNITIGDNVKIGAGSVVLRDVPANCTVVGVPGKVVVRNGRKIADAEVSEVDLRHEELPDPMAEMLLCLQRQIQRLEQRVEELEAEKDGHVSLQYADGTQGRVHPS; this comes from the coding sequence ATGAGAGCTTTGTGGCGGCGGATAAAAAGGGACATTGAAGTGGTCTTCGAGAGGGACCCTGCGGCCCGTAGCGTCCTGGAGGTGATCCTCTGCTATCCCGGCTTTCATGCCCTGATCCTCCATCGCTTGGCCCACGCCTGTTATCGCCGGGGGCTGGTTTTGCTGGCCCGACTCATATCCCAGTTCAACCGTTTCCTGACCGGTATAGAGATCCACCCTGGGGCCAAGTTGGGAGAGGGGATCTTTATCGATCACGGTATGGGAGTAGTCATCGGCGAGACGGCTGAAGTGGGTAATAACGTTACCCTCTATCAGGGAGTAACCCTGGGGGGAACCGGTAAAGAAAAGGGGAAACGCCACCCAACTATTGGCAATAATGTAGTTATCAGTGCCGGGGCCAAGGTTTTAGGCAATATTACCATCGGTGACAACGTCAAGATCGGCGCCGGTTCCGTTGTCCTCCGGGATGTGCCGGCCAACTGCACGGTAGTCGGCGTTCCGGGGAAGGTGGTTGTGCGTAACGGTCGCAAGATTGCCGACGCCGAAGTAAGCGAAGTAGACCTCCGCCATGAAGAATTACCGGACCCGATGGCGGAGATGCTCCTCTGCCTGCAACGCCAGATCCAGCGTCTGGAGCAACGGGTAGAAGAACTGGAGGCCGAAAAGGATGGGCATGTATCTCTACAATACGCTGACGGGACGCAAGGAAGAGTTCACCCCAGTTGA
- the sigH gene encoding RNA polymerase sporulation sigma factor SigH codes for MSVNVQQESWQPYELMGDEDIVYQAQEGDEVAQEYLINKYRNFVRAKARSYFLIGADREDIVQEGMIGLYKAIRDFRGDKLSSFRAFAELCITRQIITAIKTATRQKHIPLNSYVSLNKPIYDEDSDRTLLDIISGTRITDPEELIISREEFGDIEEKMGEILSSLEWKVLMSYLEGKSYQEIAVDLKRHVKSIDNALQRVKRKLERYLERRDDDTQ; via the coding sequence ATGAGCGTTAATGTACAGCAGGAATCCTGGCAACCATATGAGTTAATGGGTGATGAGGACATTGTTTACCAGGCCCAGGAGGGTGATGAAGTAGCCCAAGAGTATTTGATAAATAAATACCGGAATTTTGTGCGGGCCAAAGCCCGGTCTTACTTCTTGATTGGCGCCGACCGGGAAGATATCGTCCAGGAAGGCATGATTGGTCTGTATAAGGCCATCCGCGATTTTCGGGGGGATAAACTGTCTTCCTTCCGGGCCTTTGCGGAGCTGTGTATTACCCGCCAGATTATCACGGCCATTAAAACGGCTACCCGGCAAAAACATATTCCCTTAAACTCATATGTTTCCTTGAATAAGCCCATTTACGACGAGGATTCGGACCGGACCTTGCTGGACATTATCTCCGGCACAAGGATTACCGATCCGGAGGAACTGATTATCAGCCGGGAGGAATTCGGGGACATCGAGGAGAAGATGGGGGAGATTCTAAGTTCCCTGGAATGGAAGGTCCTGATGTCCTACCTGGAAGGTAAATCCTATCAGGAGATCGCCGTTGACCTGAAACGCCATGTCAAATCCATTGATAACGCCCTCCAGCGGGTTAAACGCAAATTAGAGCGTTACCTGGAGCGGCGGGACGACGATACCCAGTAA
- the rlmB gene encoding 23S rRNA (guanosine(2251)-2'-O)-methyltransferase RlmB yields the protein MTETLAGRNQVREALRAGRPLNKILLAPHLEGQAIGEIINLARERGVPLQRVNRAALEKLAGHHHQGVVALAAAREYADLEDLLARAGEAGEPPFLIMLDRVEDPHNLGAILRSAEAVGAHGVIIPRRRGVGLTAAVARAAVGAQEYVPVARVTNLARTLEELKGKGLWAIGAAGDAGQEAFNADFTVPLVLVLGSEGRGLSPLVRSRCDFTVHLPMRGRINSLNVATAATVLMYEVLRQRGQARP from the coding sequence ATGACCGAGACTCTGGCCGGCCGTAACCAGGTCCGGGAAGCCCTGCGGGCCGGTCGGCCCCTGAACAAGATTTTACTGGCTCCCCACCTGGAAGGTCAGGCCATCGGAGAGATTATCAACCTGGCCCGGGAGAGGGGGGTACCCCTGCAGCGGGTCAACAGGGCCGCCCTGGAGAAGCTGGCTGGCCACCACCACCAGGGGGTAGTGGCCCTGGCCGCGGCCCGGGAGTATGCTGACCTGGAGGATCTCCTGGCCCGGGCCGGGGAAGCGGGGGAGCCCCCTTTTTTAATTATGCTCGACCGGGTGGAAGACCCCCATAACCTGGGAGCTATCCTGCGTTCAGCGGAAGCCGTCGGCGCCCACGGTGTTATTATCCCCCGGCGACGGGGGGTAGGGTTAACAGCGGCTGTAGCGCGGGCGGCGGTGGGCGCCCAGGAATACGTACCGGTGGCCCGGGTGACAAACCTGGCCCGGACCCTGGAGGAGCTTAAGGGTAAGGGGCTCTGGGCCATCGGTGCCGCCGGCGATGCCGGCCAGGAAGCCTTCAACGCAGATTTTACTGTGCCCCTGGTCCTGGTTTTAGGCAGCGAAGGCCGGGGCCTCTCACCCCTGGTGCGTTCCCGGTGTGATTTTACAGTGCACCTGCCCATGCGGGGCAGGATTAACTCCCTCAATGTGGCTACCGCGGCGACGGTGTTGATGTATGAAGTCTTGCGCCAGCGTGGCCAGGCCCGGCCTTAA
- the cysS gene encoding cysteine--tRNA ligase, which translates to MYLYNTLTGRKEEFTPVEPGRVRMYVCGPTTYNYIHLGNARPMVVFDTLRRYLEYRNYDVLYVQNFTDIDDKVINRAREEHQAPLVIAERYIEEFFKDADALNVKRATLYPRVSQHIDAIIAAIATLVERGFAYVADGDVYFEVEKFPAYGRLSKRTPGEMRAGARVEVNTSKRNPLDFALWKAACPGEPSWESPWGPGRPGWHIECSTMALKYLGPGFDIHGGGADLIFPHHENEIAQAEAQTGCTFARFWLHNGFITVNQEKMSKSKGNFFLVRDILKRFRPLAVRLYLLATHYRSPIDFDDAGLLAAERGLERLENTRRLLGEARCQLTGTGAETTVPARTSALAGRAEELRQEFISAMDDDFNTARALAALYDLAREINSYLNGTTTIDPAALRTAAITFEQLGGEVLGLFGQARQQVDDELLSGLMDLILQVRQEARQRRDWATADTIRDRLKELGIVLEDTPRGPRWKRS; encoded by the coding sequence ATGTATCTCTACAATACGCTGACGGGACGCAAGGAAGAGTTCACCCCAGTTGAACCGGGCCGGGTACGAATGTATGTCTGTGGCCCGACAACCTACAACTATATCCATCTGGGTAACGCCCGGCCCATGGTGGTCTTCGATACCCTGCGACGTTACCTGGAGTACCGGAACTATGATGTTTTATACGTACAGAACTTTACTGACATTGACGATAAGGTGATTAACCGGGCCCGGGAGGAGCACCAGGCTCCCCTGGTCATTGCCGAACGGTATATTGAGGAATTCTTCAAGGACGCCGATGCCCTGAACGTCAAGCGGGCTACCCTTTATCCCCGCGTTAGCCAGCATATCGACGCCATTATCGCGGCCATAGCCACCCTTGTTGAGCGTGGTTTCGCCTATGTCGCCGATGGGGATGTTTATTTCGAAGTCGAAAAGTTTCCTGCCTACGGCCGCCTGTCAAAGCGCACCCCGGGGGAGATGCGGGCGGGGGCACGGGTGGAGGTCAATACCAGCAAACGCAATCCCCTGGATTTCGCCCTGTGGAAGGCGGCCTGCCCCGGCGAACCATCATGGGAAAGCCCATGGGGACCGGGGCGACCGGGATGGCATATTGAGTGCTCGACCATGGCCCTCAAATACCTGGGCCCGGGCTTCGATATCCATGGAGGCGGCGCCGACCTCATTTTCCCTCATCACGAGAATGAAATTGCCCAGGCTGAGGCCCAGACAGGGTGCACCTTTGCCCGCTTCTGGCTCCACAACGGCTTTATAACTGTAAACCAGGAAAAAATGTCCAAGTCCAAGGGTAACTTCTTCCTGGTGCGGGACATCCTCAAACGTTTCCGGCCCCTGGCGGTGCGCCTCTACCTGCTGGCGACCCATTACCGCAGTCCCATTGACTTCGATGATGCGGGCCTGCTGGCGGCGGAGAGGGGCCTGGAGCGTCTGGAAAATACCCGCCGTCTCCTGGGCGAAGCCCGCTGCCAGCTAACTGGCACCGGGGCGGAGACCACGGTGCCAGCAAGAACGTCGGCCCTGGCCGGAAGGGCGGAAGAATTACGCCAGGAGTTCATCTCCGCCATGGACGACGACTTTAATACCGCCCGGGCCCTGGCAGCCCTTTATGACCTGGCCCGGGAGATCAACTCCTACCTCAACGGGACAACAACCATCGACCCAGCGGCCCTGAGAACGGCGGCTATAACCTTTGAGCAACTGGGGGGAGAAGTACTGGGCCTCTTTGGTCAGGCCCGGCAGCAGGTAGATGACGAACTCCTAAGCGGGCTTATGGACCTCATCCTACAGGTTCGCCAGGAGGCCCGCCAGCGGCGCGACTGGGCCACGGCCGATACCATCCGGGACCGGTTGAAGGAGCTGGGGATCGTCCTGGAGGATACCCCCCGCGGCCCGCGTTGGAAAAGGAGTTAA
- a CDS encoding Mini-ribonuclease 3 yields MDFVANLSPLALAYVGDAVYELLVRAHLVGRGPAKPEQLHREALKYVRATAQARVVPALEEYLTPAEKDILRRGRNARPGHLPRTAAPAEYHSSTALESLLGYLYLQGDWARVEELAHLIFKLAEQD; encoded by the coding sequence GTGGATTTCGTTGCCAACCTCTCTCCCCTGGCCCTGGCTTATGTCGGCGATGCCGTTTATGAATTATTAGTCCGGGCCCACCTGGTAGGCCGGGGACCGGCGAAGCCGGAGCAACTGCACCGGGAGGCCCTGAAGTACGTCCGGGCCACTGCCCAGGCCCGGGTGGTCCCGGCCCTGGAGGAATATTTAACCCCTGCCGAAAAGGACATCCTTCGCCGCGGCCGCAACGCCCGGCCGGGACACCTGCCCCGTACCGCCGCCCCGGCGGAATATCATTCCAGCACGGCCCTGGAGAGCCTCCTGGGTTACCTTTATCTGCAGGGCGACTGGGCCAGGGTGGAGGAACTGGCGCACCTGATTTTTAAACTGGCGGAACAAGACTAA
- the ispF gene encoding 2-C-methyl-D-erythritol 2,4-cyclodiphosphate synthase produces the protein MRIGYGYDVHGLVPGRKLVLGGVTIPYDRGLAGHSDADVLLHALADALLGAAALGDIGHYFPPGDPRYKDADSMLLLREVYRHVQTAGYRLANADATITAQEPRLAPYIDAMRERIAAALGVTKEQISVKATTTEGLGFTGRGEGISAQAVVLLLDREAGAGL, from the coding sequence ATGCGCATTGGTTATGGCTATGACGTTCATGGCCTGGTACCGGGCCGGAAACTGGTCCTGGGGGGAGTAACCATACCTTATGACCGGGGCCTTGCAGGACACTCTGACGCTGATGTCCTACTCCACGCCTTGGCCGACGCCCTCCTGGGGGCAGCAGCGTTGGGTGATATCGGTCATTACTTCCCCCCAGGGGATCCTCGCTATAAAGACGCCGATAGTATGCTCCTGCTGCGGGAAGTTTACCGCCACGTCCAGACGGCCGGATACCGCCTGGCCAACGCCGATGCCACGATCACGGCCCAGGAGCCCCGGTTGGCCCCTTATATTGATGCCATGCGGGAAAGAATTGCTGCAGCCCTGGGGGTCACAAAAGAGCAAATAAGTGTCAAGGCCACTACTACCGAGGGGCTGGGTTTTACCGGACGGGGCGAAGGTATCAGCGCCCAGGCGGTCGTATTGTTGCTTGACAGGGAAGCCGGAGCCGGTTTATAA